The Brockia lithotrophica region AAACGAACTCAGATGCATCGGGATCCGCCAATACGTACTCCCGCACCTTAGGATCGCACCCCGTGAGCGGACGAAGTCCGGGGACGTAGTGCGGGTTGCGCAAAAAGCGCACGTCGAATACGAGGTCGGCGTCCAACGGGAGGCCGTACTTAAAGCCGAAGGTGATCACGTGCACCTGGACCCGGCTCCGTTCGGCGCGCAACGCATGACGGAAGAGGATCTCCCGCAGTTCCTCTGGGCGCAGGTGCGTCGTGTCGAAGACGAGGTCGGCTTTCGCCCGAAGTTCTTCGAGGATCGCGCGCTCGCGGCGAACGGCGTCCAGAAGAGAGCCTTCGTCCGCGATGGGATGACGCCGCCGCGTCTCCTTGTACCTTCGCACGAGAACTTCGTCGCTCGCCTCGAAAAAGAGGATCATGGGGCGAATGCCCAGACGCAAAAGATCCGCGTGCCCCTCTTTCCAAGCGGCGAGAAGGCCGCGCCCGCGGGCGTCGATTACGACGGCGACGTTTCGGATCCTTCCTTCGGCGCGGATCACGAGCTCGCCGAGCTTTCCCAAAAGAGAAGGAGGGAGGTTGTCGACGCAGAAAAACCCCGCTTCCTCAAGGCTTCGCAGGGCCACCGTCTTCCCCGCCCCCGACAGTCCGGAGAGGAGGAAAAAGCGCACGTCTTCCATCGTCCGTCTCCCTCCCACCCGTGGTCCCGCGGATTTTCCCACTACGGCTTCTCGACACCCCGGCTCTTCGTCCACGTCGAGGAGGGCTCTCCGTAAGGAGCCTCCGAATGCGAGAAGGAAGCCTCCTCTCGGGCTTCTTCTTGCACTTCCGCAGGGGGCTCCCCAGACGCGAGGGACAAGGGCGTGCCGGAACCTCATACGAAAAGGGTTCCCGTGAGGCGGTGGGCGACGAGGGTGTAGTCTTCCCGGTAGAGAAACTCGCCGTGGAGAAACGACTCTCTTCCCAAAAGTTCGAGAATTGCGCGCCGATCGCCGTCGGGCATGGGAAGAAAATCGAGGTGCTCGACCTTCTGCCAGGCAAGGCTCCCCTCCCGACAGAGGAAGTC contains the following coding sequences:
- a CDS encoding putative P-loop-containing kinase — translated: MEDVRFFLLSGLSGAGKTVALRSLEEAGFFCVDNLPPSLLGKLGELVIRAEGRIRNVAVVIDARGRGLLAAWKEGHADLLRLGIRPMILFFEASDEVLVRRYKETRRRHPIADEGSLLDAVRRERAILEELRAKADLVFDTTHLRPEELREILFRHALRAERSRVQVHVITFGFKYGLPLDADLVFDVRFLRNPHYVPGLRPLTGCDPKVREYVLADPDASEFVSRVEDLLRFLLPRYEREGKPEVVIAVGCTGGRHRSVAIAEELAARLSDTYEVRQFHRDIRREEGERAERSSACAPPE